The Chitinophaga niabensis genomic interval AAACATTGGCTGGGAGATGTAGTGGCAGGTGCAGGGGTCGGTATCCTTTCAACAGATCTGGCTTATTACATTTATCCTTCCATGAGGCGGATGTTTACTAATAAAAAGACCGCGGGAACAACCATCATTGTACCAACTTACCAGCAGGGAGTGCCCGGTATCAGCATGGTACATGTTTTCAGATAATCCCGGTTATTTAAAGTGAATGGTGAACACGTGTTTTTCCACTTCATAATCATATGTAACCCTAAGACCGGAAGCTTCGCAGATCTGGCGGATCACTGCCAGCCCCAAACCGTTACTGGTACTGCTATTGGAAGGATTATAAAATCGCTGGAAAAGATGTGTTTTACTCAGAGGAGTATTGTTGCCGGTATTACTGATCACCATTTGTTCCTCATCTAAAGAAATAAAGATCTCTCCATGATCGTAATTATGCCGGGTAGCATTGCTGAAAAGGTTATTCAGTAAAAATTCGATCAACTCCTTATTGGCGTTGAGGGTTACCGCTTTAATCTCTGTATGGACCGTCAGATGCCTGTCCTCCCAAAGTTCTTTAAATTGCGCAATTTTCTTCGTTAAGAGCTGATCAATGCTCACCAGGGATTTAGAGGCGAATTGTTCGTTTTCTATTTTGGTCAGTAACAGCAGGGATTGGTTCATCCTTGCTAATTTATTCAGCGCTTCTATCGCTCCTTGTAATGCGGCAAACTGGTGCTCCTGCATGTTTTCGTCCTGCATGATCACTTCCAGTTTAGACCGGATGATGGCCAGCGGGGTCTGGAGTTCATGAGATGCGTTTTCCGTAAATACCTTTAACGCTTCATAGTCCTGTAATGCCTTTTCCGTACTGCGTTCCAGCGTGGCATTCATAAAGCTGAACTCGTCAATGCCTGTGGGGGGAAATTTAAGTACCTGCCGGTTCCCTACTTTGAACTGCTGCAGGATCTCTAAAGAATGATAAAAAGGCTGCCACAGCCTTTTTAGGGTTGTTCTGTTAATAACAAATGTGGCAATAAGGATTAAAAGGATGGTACAGAATGTGATCAGGAAAACGGAGCGGGTAATGAGTTCCGTTCCCTCCAGGGACTTACTCACGCTTACATTATACCACTGCCCACCCGCACGAATGCTAAACTCAAGTTTCCGGAATTGCTCTTCATCGCCGGGCATTTCTATTGTTTCATAGAGTTGACCCTCAACCGGTTCTGCCGTTTGGCGAAAGAGGATCTGTTGGTCTTTTACCTCTACGGGGCGTGGTAAAGAATCGTGCTGATGAACAAAATTGCTGATCTCATTCTGCTCAATTTCAAGATCTTCATCCACCTGCCGCAAAAGCGTGAAGTGAAGTGCGAAATAAAAAGCAATGCCCGCCAGCACAAAGATCGCAATTGTTGAAAGCAGATTAATACGGTTATATTTTTCCAGTAATTTCATCGCAGCTGTTTAATAAGAGAACTTATACCCCATCCCATAGATGGATTTGATATAATCAGGGCAGCCTGATTGCACCAGCTTTTTCCGGAGGTTTTTGATATGACTGTAAATGAAGTCGTAGTTTTCGGAAATATCCATATCGTCTCCCCATAAATGTTCTGCTATGGCGCTTTTGCTGATCACCCTGTTCTTATTGCTGATGAAATAAAGTAACAGATCGTACTCTTTACGGGTAAGGTCTATTACTTTATTTTTTACAACGGCTGTTTTTTCCAGCAGGTTCAGCTGTAATTCATCAAACGATATAATATTACTGCCATCAAAGCTTTTCCTCCTGATAATGGCAGCTACGCGGGCTGATAGCTCCGGTAAATAAAATGGCTTGGCCAGATAATCGTCCGCGCCGGCCTTTAATCCATATACTTTATCATCCAGGGAGTTTTTGGCGGAAACTATCAATACCCCATCTGCTTTATTACTGCGTTTTAATTCTTTAAGCAGGTCCAGCCCGCTTCCGCCGGGAAGGTTAATGTCTAATATGATGCAGGTATAATCATAGAGAGAGATCTTTTCCATGGCTGTTTCAAAGGTCCCTGCCACTTCACACAGGAAGTTCTCATCTGCCAGGTACTGGCATATACTGTCTGACAGGTTCTGCTCATCCTCTATGATCAATACTTTCATATAGTTACAATTAATACGAAGTACGGGATAAAATCTGTAGACATTTAGACATCAGTCTATCCGAAACTCCGGCTTATGAAAGAACCCGAACCAGAAAGCAAACCCCTCATTTTGCTCCAATATCCCAAACTGATCGAATATCTCATGCGCAAAAGGCACTCCTGCCGTACCATTGGCCGTGATCACCTGTTTATCCCGAACAGCTGCTTTCTGAACATAATTCGCTTCCCCTTTATAAGAAGGTACTGCATCCTTCAACAACCCCAGGTCATTGCTGGTATGTTTGATATTATCCAGGAAACCCTCTGCCGCCATGTATAAGGTGGCATCACAGATAGCCGCCACTGTTTTCCCTTCACTCAATGCTTCTTTAATAAAAGGGGTGATCTCCCGGTTCTTTCCTTCGGACCATGCTGCCCCTCCCGGAATAATAATAAGATCAGCCGTATCCAGTTCCGCTAAGGACAGCCTGGGCACAACCGTAAGGTTACCAGCGGAGGTGACTGGTTTTCCATCAAGAGAAAATGTCTGTACTTCGAAATCAGTGAACTGCTGCAAACCTGCAACTGCGAGAGCGGGTTCCCAGTCAGAATACCCATTGAATACAAAGAGATAACAAAGTTTGTTTTTCATGACGCCTGTTTTTATTGACAGTACAAATGTCCTGCCGGGGAATGACAGCCTTATGTCAGTAGAAAAACAGGCATATGATGAAAGTCATTGTTTTTTTTGCGCATAAAGCGCTAACTTGCCCCCTGAAATATCTTAAAACTGTATATCATGTTGTTGAACGTTCTACTCAGCTCTGGCTATGAGCTCGGCAATAAAATCGGCCACTACGGCGCTTGGTTTTTCATCATTCTGTTTAGCCTGATGTTTTTGTATGCCATGGTGAAATACGTTAAACGTTAATCAGACAGCTCAAAATATTTGAAATAAAAGGCCCCCGATCCAATCGGGGGCCTTTTTATATGAAGTAATTTAAAACGCTTCCGACAGCGAAATATAAAACCCGCTCTGCCGCTTTTCTCCCGGCCTCTTTTCTCCCCATCCATAATCCACCCGAAGCGTGATCCGTGCCGCCTTATCATAGAAGTAACGCAGCCCCAGCCCATAATTGGGTTTTAACCCAGCAGTGGTAAATCCGCCATTCTTGAACACGGTACCTGTTCCGGCAAAACCTGCCAGCGCAAAAGTGGGTTTCATATCAATGAACCAGAACTTAATATGTTTCTTAGGGTCTAAGAAATAACGGTACTCCGCCTGTGCTGCCAGGTAATTCTGGTCGCGGTAACGCCCCGTATAATAACCCCGCATAATGTTATCATTCCCCATTTCCGGCATCAGGTAAAAAGGCAATGTATTACCCTGCAGGGAATGCCCGTAAGCATTCAGGCCCAGTGTGCTTTTTGCAGAGATGGGAATAAAATGACTGGCCTTCAGCTCAAGCCGCCACAAAGGATGTTTGCTTAAAAAAGAAGGGGCGTAGGATACATTGGTCCTTACAAAAGTGCCCCCTGTGCAGTAATTCTGATTATTCCGGTTATCGTACACACCCGTCACCCCCAAAAAAGTAGCGTAACCACCTTCTTTATCCTGCAGATCTGCCAGCGGGTAAATACCTTTCTGTTCATCCACCGTGAACCGGTCGTGCTGATACATAAGGGAAAGCCCTGCGTAAAAATGACTGGTCACTCTTTTCTCAGCTTCTACGGAGAACTTGTACCTTTTATTCCCTACCAGGGAGCGGTTCTTGTACTGCGTAGTATCTCCCATTCCGTAGAAATAGAAAGGGAAATTATGATAGCGGAAGTTTGTTTTTATATGGAAGTTGTTATCCTTCGTCCAGTTTTCGAAACGGACGTCAAACTTGAACTGGCTATTGGTAGTGAAGGTTGAAAGTATGCTGGCCGTGGAGTTCCGCGTCCAGGGAGAAGGGTCCTTTTTATCTGAATAATAGGAATACAGTGCAGCTACGCCGAATTCAAAACCCTTTTCGGGAGAAAAACCAATCACCGGTATCGGGAAAAGACTGTTCCTGCGCGCCGGAATAGAATCCGGCAGAGGAGAATCCTGTGCTCTCAGTCCCGACCCCGCCAAAATACAGAGAGAAAGTGCCGAAATGGTTTTACGCATCTGCGCAATATGCAAAAAATTCCTGAGGTACGAACAGCCGGCTACCGCTGCAAAGCCTTAAGGGATATGATTTAACACTTTCTTACCACGTATAAAACCAGCGATCAGATTAATGATAAATAGAATTTGTCCCAGCAGGAAAATAGCCAATAGAAAAACAGGCGTCTGTTTCAACACAACAGCTACCAATGCGCTGAAACCTGTTCCTGCCACGTGAAACCATTGAGTGCTGCGCCATTGGCGATAATTATCCGTGAGAAAATAAAGTACGGTTTCCAGTAGAAAGAACCCGCCCATCAACACTCCTATGTGAAAATTACTGATAATATAATAAGTGTCCATCAAGGGAATGTCTGTTGTAGAACGGCCTGCAAGAAAGCCCGAAATGATTACCAGCAAAGAAATGATCAGCAGGATATATTTGGGCTGGGATAAAAACGTCATATAGCAGCATTTTTCCTGATATCCTCAAACCGCTGGTCCTTCACCAGCTTCCCATCCTCGAAAACCGTTTCCAACACATCGGGCAGCTCAGGAAACTCATCCGCCCCCACCGTTTTATACCCATCAGAACCCTTCACGAGCTTGAATTTCCCCGCCTTGGATTTTTTGAAAGAAGTCCGCAGTTCGCCGGAAGCATCCATTTCCACCGGAGACTTAGAAACATCCACGCCTTCCCCGTTAATCTCCGCATAAGAACATTTCAGTGCAAACTCCTGCGTATCCCGGTTCACCTTTTGGATCAAAGCCCCGCCCATACCCAGCACAAGGTTCTCCGCACTGATCCCTGCCTGCTGTAAGGCAGCATAGATCTCCCGGATGGATTGGTAATTGATCCCATCCCCCTGGATCACCCGAACCTGTGGTGGCAGTACTTTATAGCCCTTTTCATTCAGGGTAAATCCAAATTTATCCATCAGGATCCCGAACACTTTCAGCAATGTTCTCACCGGGTCTCCGGAATCCGGCCGGATCACCAATGTACCTTTCCTGGCCAGGACCTGGTCTTTCAGCAAAGTGCCCCAGTATTCCTCACAGGCCCGGAAGATATTATAGGAATCAGAGACACAGGCAATAGTGCCTTCCGGAAAAGTGTCCAGCACATGTTTGAATATTTTTTCCTCTCCTGCTTCTCCCAATAAAGTAACAATAGAATGTTCCGTAGCCGGAATGGAAAGCCCCGGAGCTTTCGATGCATGGTAATATCTTTTCGCAAAAGTGGAAGCCGCCAATGTATCGCTCCCGCTGAAGTTCACAAGATGCGCACTGCCACCTAACCCTGCCGCCTCTACGGAAGTAGCGCCACGGAATCCAAAATCATTCAGCACAAGATCGATCCCCGCCTGCGAAGCGGCACTGGCCGTAGCCTTGAAGTATTGGAGAACAATCTTCTTTATCTCCCGCGAAAGCGTAGCTACCGTATTCGGATACCAAACCTGCATCAGTAATGTCTCTAAAAAATTCGTGAGCCAATAACATTTAGGGTCCGTATTTTCGATCGTCATCAATACATTTTTCACCGGAACAACAGTTCCTTCCGGCACCGCTTTAATCCGCACAGGCAAATGGCCACTATGTTCTTCCAGGAGATATTGAAAGCGCGAGGCATCAAATACATCATCCCTGCCAAATACTTCCGGCAACATCTCCGAAGCCTCTTTGATCTTTTCCGCAGTGATCACCTGACCTTCTAAATAGGCTTTCAGAAGATACTGCAATCCATAAAATACCGTTTCGGAAAACAGGCCGCCACGGCTTTCCAGGTAAGAATAGATCTTATTCGTGCCCGGAACATAGAGCTTGTGATGGGAATATTTGTAGGCGTCCGCGAGTAAAATAAGGTTCTGCATACTGTAAATTAAGCATTTAGCCCCTAAATGAAGAAACCCTTTGCTGGAAAGGGTTTCGGGCTAATTTATGTTCTTTGTACACAAATAGCCATATTATATTCAATATTCATATATTATTTGTGTAAATAGGCGCTAAAATCTAAAAACCAGTACTTTAGGAGAATATTTCAACGAAAGTGCCCTTTTCCTGTAATTCCGTGAATTTCTCCCTGTTAAAGCTAAATAATTGAGCCGGACGACCTTGTAAAGGGTGCTTCAATTTCTCCTGCTGCGTGGTCAGTAATCCCAATCCGTGGATCTTTTTCTGGAAATTCCGCCGGTCTACCATCCGGTCGTACAACCATTCGTAGAGTTTCTCCAGTTCGGAAACAGGGAACTTGGCATCGAGCAGTTCAAAGGCCAGGGGTTCATGCCTGAAACGCAGGCGAAGATGGTCCAGCGCAGCGGCAATCACTTCTGCATGATCAAAGGCCATTTGCGGTAATTCCCTCACGGGGTACCAGCGTGCTTCTTTGTTTCCCGCGCCCAGCGTTAGTTTAGCCGCGGAAGGTTTGATCAGCCCTACATGTGCCACACACAATACGCGGCCACGCGGATCACGGTCCGGCGCGCCAAAAGTTTTGAACTGTTCCAGGTAATTAACACGGAGCCCGGTCTCATCGCGGATTTCGCGATGTACGGCGTTTTCCAGCGGTTCGTCGTTTTGAACAAAACCACCGGGAAGCCCCCATTTAAAAATGTGAGGAGGGATACTGCGTTTACTGAGCAATACCATCATGCCTTCCTTAGAGTTGAAGCGAAGCACTACGGCATCCGCTGTCACCCTGATGTGTTGATGAACTGGCAAGGGATAATCGTTTTTACTGAATTACTTTTCTCTGATGTACTGTTCCACTTGTGCTGTGCCTTTGTGAAGGTTCACGAACAGCGGATTTTTAGCCGGGTCAAAAACAATGATGGTATTGGATTCCCAGGCATCCTGTGGTGTTGGCAGCACCAGGTCTACCTGTAATCCATTTTGCCGGCGGAACATCAAACTGTCCTTTTTGATATACCTCACCGGAAATTGCTGTTCTTTTAAATATTGTACTAAAAGCTCTCTGCTGGCGTTAACCAAACTATCCGTTACGATCGGATGTTCCCGCATCACAAAACATTTTTCACTGATCACATCGTAATTGGCGGTGTCTGTTTTCTCACGTGTAGGGTTACACGCAGTAAGCACTGCCAGTGTAAGTAGGAAGTAACGCATAATGCAAGTTATAAACTTAAAAACGGATGTCAAATACTTTCTCTTCTTTTCCGCGCTTTACTTTAACGGTCGTTTGGTCTCCGGCTTTAAATGTTGAAAGGGCTCCCATATAAGTTTCCACATCCGTAACGGGCATATTTCCCAGTTGAATGATCACATCACCAGTAGCCAAACCAGCCTTGCTGGCGGGTTTGCCATCAGAAACACCGTCTACCCGCACGCCCCCTTTGCTATAGGTATAGTCCGGCATAATACCCAGCGTTACCGTAAAGCGGGTACTGCGCCCCATCTGCATTTCCCGGGTTTTGGTAAAAGCCAGGCGGGGCTGCGCATTGGTTTTTTCAATGATCTCATACACCGTTTTCAGCACGGTGAGTTCTCCTTCGTAATTGATCTTATCCGCGTCGTCGCTGGGTTTGTGGTAATCCGCATGGGTGCCGGTAAAAAAGAAAAGCACGGGAATATCTTTCCGGTAAAAGGAGGTATGGTCAGATGGGCCGGTGCCGGAAGAATCATAACTTACTTTTAACCCGGAAGGCAGGCTGCTTTTGAGGAGGGCCGTCCAGGAAGGAGAGGTGCCAATGCCACCGATCTGTAAACCTTTATCATTATTGAGGCGGCCCACCATATCCATGTTCACCATGTAATTCACAGATGTAATATCTATAGTGCTGTTCTCTGTATAATACTTGCTGCCAAAAAGCCCCAGTTCTTCCCCGGAAAAAGCGATCAGCAGGTAATTGTTGTTTTTAAGTTTCGAAGCCTTCAGTAACCGGCCCAATTCCAGCAGGGCAGCCGTTCCGCTGGCATTATCATCTGCCCCGTTATGAATGGCCTTTTCGCCGGGGGCAAGGGAATTATGATCTTCTCCCAGCCCCAGGTGATCATAGTGTGCGCCGATAACAACCGTATTGGCGGCTCCGTTATCTATATACCCCACCACATTGGTACCGGTACGTTTGCTGTCTTTAAAATCCACCTGCATCTCTATCTGGAACCCATTGGCATCATCCGCGGAGAGGGTTTTGCTGGCTTCCGGGCCTACCCACACTGCCGGGATCGGCAAGGCTTCCGACTTTTCATCCAGCCAGCGGGTAACGGTCGTGAACTCCTCAGGGCCATTGTAGAACACAATGCCTGTAGCCCCGTTCTTTTTAGCTTCTTTGGTCTTTTTAATATACAACTCCATCGGAGAAGCATGCGGGCTTACCTTTTCATCCCAGGCCTTCACATTGTCCAGCCAGATATTATCCATTTCATTTACCCCCGGCAGCACTTCTCCTTTTGCTGCTTTTACAGCACTGAAGGGCAAAGGCCTGTAATGTTCAGGTTTGATGGCCTGGTGGTTAATGTTAAATTTTGTGTTGGCGCCGGGTTCTTTTCCTTCCCGTACCGTAAAAGTTTGCAGGTATCCCTGGTCCCCTTTGGGGCTAAGGCCCGCCAGCTTCATCTGTTCTGCAATGTAGGCGGAGGCCAGTTGTTCACCTTCCGTGCCAGTACGGCGCCCTTCCAGCTTATCACTGGCCAGGTAAGTCACATGCAATTGCAGGTTATTGACAGTTTTGCGATCAGCTTTCTTTTGCGGGTAAGCAACCAGCGTTATACAAACGAGTGGGAGTAACAGGTAACACTTTTTCACTGCATGGTAAATTTGAAGCAAAAATAATGGTAATCTCTGACCTAAAGTGGTATTTATCATAGGAATGTCTTACGCAGCCACCCCCTTTGTTTTATCGTCAAATTAAATATTAAATTTGCCGGGCTCTGGAACGAGTTACAACAAAACACCAAAAAATGAAGAACACGCCGTTTACACACAAACACATTGCACTGGGCGCAAAAATGGCGCCATTCGCAGGTTATAACATGCCGATCTCTTATACCGGTATCAATGATGAACACGCAGCAGTGCGTAATAGTGCAGGTGTGTTTGATGTAAGCCACATGGGCGAATTCATTCTCAAAGGAGAAAATGCCCTGGACCTCATTCAGCGCGTTACCAGTAACGACGCTTCCAAACTTACTGCCGGAAAGGCCCAGTACTCCTGCCTCCCCAATGCAGAAGGAGGTATCGTGGACGACCTGCTGGTATATTGCATCGAGGAAAATAAAGTATACATGCTGGTGGTGAACGCCAGTAATATTGAAAAGGACTGGAACTGGATCAGCCAGTTCAACTCCAAAGGGGTGGAAATGCATAACATTTCAGACCAAACCTGCCTGCTGGCCATCCAGGGCCCACTTGCCACCAGCATCCTGCAGACCTTAACAGATAAAGACGTTATCAATCTTAAATATTACACCTTCGTAAAAGGCACTTTTGCAGGGGTGGAAAATGTACTGATCAGTGCTACGGGTTATACCGGCGCAGGTGGTCTTGAGATCTATTTTGAAGATAAGGACGGCGCAGCAGATAAGGTCTGGGACGCTATCTTTGCCGCCGGTGCTTCTAAAGGCATCAAGCCAATTGGCCTGGGGGCCCGCGATACCCTCCGCCTGGAAATGGGTTTCTGCCTCTATGGGAATGATATAGACGACCGTACCAATCCATTGGAAGCCGGTTTGGGCTGGATCACCAAGTTCACAAAAGACTTTACCGCCCGCCCCATCCTGGAAAAAATTAAGGCAGAAGGGGTTAAACAAAAGCTCGTAGGTCTTGAGATGATAGATAAAGGCATTCCCCGCCATGATTATGAGATCAAAGATGCACAAGGCAACCTGATCGGCAGGGTTACTTCCGGCACACAATCCCCCACCCTCCAGAAAGCAGTGGGATTGGGATATGTGAGAACAGACTTTGCAACACTCGATTCAGAAGTTTATATTGCAGTGCGCGACAAGCTCCTGAAAGCAAAAGTTTCCAAGGTGCCATTCCTGTCCTAAGCAGGAAAAAGCCATACAATTTAGCGGGAAAGGGGAGCGTTATTGAAACCTATCATCTTTAGAACCATATCTTTAAATGCTATGCCGCTGATCCATCTTACCACGGTTATTCATGCTCCATTGCACAGGGTCTTTGACCTGAGCCGGAGTATCACACTGCATAAACGCAGTATGGAACACTTAAAAGAAGAGGCCATAAAAGGAAGAACGAGTGGATTGATAGAATATGATGAAACGGTTACATGGAGAGCCAAACATCTTAACAAAATGCGGCAGCTCACCATGAAGATCACGGCCATGCAAAAAGACCACTACTTTTGCGATGAAATGGTGGATGGTGACTTCACCTTTATGAAGCACGAACATTTTTTCCGCGAGATAGCAAATGGTACCGTAGTAATAGATATCATGGAGTTCGGAACACCCTATGGCCGCGTTGGCCGCTGGTTTGAAAAGCTCTATCTTAAAAAATACATGCAACGCCTGTTAGCGCTGCGCAACAATATCATCAAGGAATATGCAGAAAGTGAAAAGTGGCGGGTGATCCTTGATTAAAAAACAAAGAATGGACGAAATAACAAAACCAAGGCTGGAAGTATGCCTTTCCCCAGCCCTCCTTCACTTGTTCGACGTTAAGAACAGCATTGTTGTAATTATCGACGTTTTACGCGCTACTTCCACCATTTGCACTGCATTATACAATGGTGCGGCAAAAGTTATTCCGGTGGCCACTGTGGAAGAATGCGTAAGTATCGGCCGCCAGCTGGACGCTATCACTGCCGGAGAGCGGGATGGTAAAATTGCCGAAGGTTTATTACATGGCAATTCCCCCTTCGAATATCCCACAGAATTCATTGGCGGTAAAGTGCTGGTGCTTACCACTACCAATGGCACCAAACTTTTGCACATGGCAAAAGATGCCGTACAGATCATCACGGGATCTTTCCCTAACATTTCCGCCGTTTGCGAATACCTGATCTCCCAGGGGCAGAACGTGATCCTCGGTTGCGCTGCCTGGAAAGACCGCGTAAATATGGAAGACACCCTGTTTGCCGGAGCAGTAGTGAGCCGCATCAAAGAACATTTCGATGTAAACTGCGATTCTGCGATTGCTGCTGAAACACTCTACCATAGCGCAAAAGGAGACCTGTTCTCTTTCATGAAAAAAGCATCTCACTTCCATCGCCTGGCCCGCTACGGACTGGAAGAAGATATAAAATACTGCCTTACGGAAGATGGTGCCAACATCCTGCCCATCTTAAGGAATGGCGAACTGATCAAAGAAAAATAAAAAAGGCGCGGTGAATTTCACCGCGCCTTTTTTCTGTTCAAAATGTTTTTAAGCGACCTGTCTTTTGAGTCGCAGGAAATTATCTGCTGAATAAACGCCACCGCCGTTGAACAAAAAGAATACATTGATCAGCAGCATGGTAATCGCTCCGGTGGCATCCCCTAAGGTAGCGCCGAGCGCAAACTTAAATACAGTAGCCACGATCATGGTGATCACCAGTGAAAGGGCCGCAAAACGGGTGAATAAGCCAAACACGAGCAACAATCCACCCAGGAATTCAGAAATAGTAGCCAGCAGCCCCCAGAATGCAGGCCATGCACTGATACCAAAAAACTTCATGGAACCACCTACTCCCGTCCAAACAGGCTCACCGCCAGCTATTTTTTGCCATCCGAAAATAAAGAACAATACCCCAACGCCAATACGCAATATTAATAATCCGAGCTGTTGGGTCTTTGTGTTTTCAATAGAGGTTATATTCGCCATAGATTTAATTTATACAAAGGTAACAGCAGAAGCCCCCGGTACTCAATGGATATTTTTTCGTTTGAGTTGCACTATTTTAGTAATACCAAAACCCTCAGCAGTATGACAAATTACATCTGCACCACTTGCGGCGTGCAATATGAGTCCGGCATAACGCCACCACTCCATTGCCCCATCTGTGAAGACGACAGGCAATATGTAAACCCCGGCGGCCAAAGCTGGACCTCCCTGAAAGAGGTTGCCAAACAACACCGCAATATCATAGAAAAGATCTCCCCGGACCTTTATGCTATCTATACTGCGCCGAAATTCGGCATTGGGCAGAGAGCTTATCTTGTGATAAGCCCCGGTGGTAATGTGTTATGGGACTGCATCACGTTATTAGACCCCAGCACCATAGATATCATTGAAAAACTGGGCGGCATCAAGGCCATTGTGCTTTCACACCCCCATTATTTCAGCACTATTGTTGAATGGAGCGAAGCTTTCCAGGCAGATATTTACGTACATGCGGAAGATGCTCACTGGCTGGGCCGGAGGAATAATAAACTGCGTTTATGGGAGGGGGATATAGAACCCTTATGGGACCAGATCAAGATCGTACGCTGCGGCGGACATTTTCCCGGAGCCTGCATTTTACACTGGCCTGTTGGTGATGGCATATTGCTGGTAGGCGATACCATCCAGGTATCACCCAATTTAACAACCGTTTCCTTTATGTACAGTTACCCTAATAATATACCCCTGCCCAAAAAGGACATCCTGGCCATCGCATTTGCAGTTAAATTATTGCAATACAATGTGATGCACGGTGCTTTTGGTCTCAGTATCCGGGAAAATGCCGCCGCCGTAATGGATCGTTCCGTACAACGGTACCTGCAGATCTATGAATAACGGATACCCGTAAACACCTCTTCAGCGTGCGCTATGTGAATTTTTATGCTTACTTTTGTGGATTGCCTTTTTATGAGCCATTTAGAGAAAAATTTAGTTCACAGACAGCAGGAACAGAGATGATGAAGCGTGGTCTT includes:
- the gcvT gene encoding glycine cleavage system aminomethyltransferase GcvT, with the protein product MKNTPFTHKHIALGAKMAPFAGYNMPISYTGINDEHAAVRNSAGVFDVSHMGEFILKGENALDLIQRVTSNDASKLTAGKAQYSCLPNAEGGIVDDLLVYCIEENKVYMLVVNASNIEKDWNWISQFNSKGVEMHNISDQTCLLAIQGPLATSILQTLTDKDVINLKYYTFVKGTFAGVENVLISATGYTGAGGLEIYFEDKDGAADKVWDAIFAAGASKGIKPIGLGARDTLRLEMGFCLYGNDIDDRTNPLEAGLGWITKFTKDFTARPILEKIKAEGVKQKLVGLEMIDKGIPRHDYEIKDAQGNLIGRVTSGTQSPTLQKAVGLGYVRTDFATLDSEVYIAVRDKLLKAKVSKVPFLS
- a CDS encoding SRPBCC family protein, producing the protein MPLIHLTTVIHAPLHRVFDLSRSITLHKRSMEHLKEEAIKGRTSGLIEYDETVTWRAKHLNKMRQLTMKITAMQKDHYFCDEMVDGDFTFMKHEHFFREIANGTVVIDIMEFGTPYGRVGRWFEKLYLKKYMQRLLALRNNIIKEYAESEKWRVILD
- a CDS encoding DoxX family protein codes for the protein MANITSIENTKTQQLGLLILRIGVGVLFFIFGWQKIAGGEPVWTGVGGSMKFFGISAWPAFWGLLATISEFLGGLLLVFGLFTRFAALSLVITMIVATVFKFALGATLGDATGAITMLLINVFFLFNGGGVYSADNFLRLKRQVA
- a CDS encoding 2-phosphosulfolactate phosphatase; amino-acid sequence: MDEITKPRLEVCLSPALLHLFDVKNSIVVIIDVLRATSTICTALYNGAAKVIPVATVEECVSIGRQLDAITAGERDGKIAEGLLHGNSPFEYPTEFIGGKVLVLTTTNGTKLLHMAKDAVQIITGSFPNISAVCEYLISQGQNVILGCAAWKDRVNMEDTLFAGAVVSRIKEHFDVNCDSAIAAETLYHSAKGDLFSFMKKASHFHRLARYGLEEDIKYCLTEDGANILPILRNGELIKEK
- a CDS encoding MBL fold metallo-hydrolase, producing the protein MTNYICTTCGVQYESGITPPLHCPICEDDRQYVNPGGQSWTSLKEVAKQHRNIIEKISPDLYAIYTAPKFGIGQRAYLVISPGGNVLWDCITLLDPSTIDIIEKLGGIKAIVLSHPHYFSTIVEWSEAFQADIYVHAEDAHWLGRRNNKLRLWEGDIEPLWDQIKIVRCGGHFPGACILHWPVGDGILLVGDTIQVSPNLTTVSFMYSYPNNIPLPKKDILAIAFAVKLLQYNVMHGAFGLSIRENAAAVMDRSVQRYLQIYE